The DNA segment TTTCGATTTGGAATTATTGGCAAAAATATTTGCAATCAATTTGAGTTACGTGACGCTGAACACGATCCGCTTCATGCTGACGATGAAAGGCTACCGCGTCTTGGCGCCGCTCTTGAGCATGGTGGAGATCGTCATTTATGTATTGGGTCTGTCGATGGTCATGAACAGCCTGGACAATCCGCTCAATCTGGCGGCCTATGCGCTCGGCTACGGCGCCGGCATCGGTATCGGCATCAAAATCGAGGATTGGCTCGCGCTCGGATACACAATGATCACAGTCATGACGCAGGACGTGGACAGCTCGATGCCGAACCAACTACGCGATTTTGGCTACGGGGTCTCCAGTTATCGGGCCAACGGAAGGGACGGCGAACGGCTAGTGCTCGAAATCCTGCTGACGCGGAAAGCCGAACGCCACCTGCAGAGCAGAGTGTTGGAAATCGATCCAAAAGCTTTCATGGTTTCGTACGATCCGAAGTACATCCACGGCGGTTTCTGGTCCAAACGCGTCCATCTCGGCAAGAAGTGAATGCGTAAATGTTACAGGCAAGGAAAGGGGAAACGATATGGCAGAACTTGTTAAATTGGGAAGAACCGACCTACTGATCCATCCGATCGGGCTGGGAGCGAACAAAATCGCCGCAGCCGATCCGGAAACGAACACCGAATACGGTGGCGATGTGCTGTTGAGCGCAATCAACAAAGGACTTAATTTCATCGACACGGCGTTCCTTTACGGGATGGGCACTTCCGAAACAATCATCGGCAAGACGCTGAAGGAACGCAACCTGCGCAATAACGTGGTCATCGCCACAAAAGGCGCACACCAGGTGACGGAAACGGGCACCGTCCTGAACAACGATCCGGCTTTCCTGACCGAGCAGGTCGAAAACAGCCTGAGACGCCTGCAGACCGACCATATCGATCTTTATTACATCCATTTTCCGGATGAAGCGACACCGAAAGCCGAAGCTGTCGGCGCGCTGCAGCGACTGAAGGAACAAGGGAAGATCCGTGCCATCGGTGTCTCCAATTTCAATCTGGAGCAGCTGAAGGAAGGCAACGCCAACGGCTACATCGATGTTGTCCAGGATGAATACAACCTCCTGAACCAGTCGGCCGAAGAGAAGCTGTTCCCCTATTGCCGAGAACAGGGCATTTCCTTCATCCCGTACTTCCCGTTCGCATCCGGTCTGCTGGCCGGCAAGTACACGGAAACTTCGGTCCTATCTGAGAAACAACAGCAGCGTCCGCAGTTCCAGGGCGATACCTACAAAGATATCCTGAAGCGCGTGGACCAGATCCGGCCGCTCGCTAAGAAGCACCG comes from the uncultured Trichococcus sp. genome and includes:
- a CDS encoding DUF2179 domain-containing protein, translating into MIFDLELLAKIFAINLSYVTLNTIRFMLTMKGYRVLAPLLSMVEIVIYVLGLSMVMNSLDNPLNLAAYALGYGAGIGIGIKIEDWLALGYTMITVMTQDVDSSMPNQLRDFGYGVSSYRANGRDGERLVLEILLTRKAERHLQSRVLEIDPKAFMVSYDPKYIHGGFWSKRVHLGKK
- a CDS encoding aldo/keto reductase, which gives rise to MAELVKLGRTDLLIHPIGLGANKIAAADPETNTEYGGDVLLSAINKGLNFIDTAFLYGMGTSETIIGKTLKERNLRNNVVIATKGAHQVTETGTVLNNDPAFLTEQVENSLRRLQTDHIDLYYIHFPDEATPKAEAVGALQRLKEQGKIRAIGVSNFNLEQLKEGNANGYIDVVQDEYNLLNQSAEEKLFPYCREQGISFIPYFPFASGLLAGKYTETSVLSEKQQQRPQFQGDTYKDILKRVDQIRPLAKKHRTGLQNVVLAYYLSQDVVDAVIPGARNRQQVLENLEAAEVRLDAEDIALIQQAFPASYRLPK